A stretch of Cicer arietinum cultivar CDC Frontier isolate Library 1 chromosome 5, Cicar.CDCFrontier_v2.0, whole genome shotgun sequence DNA encodes these proteins:
- the LOC101499873 gene encoding TMV resistance protein N-like gives MSSSFASSSISSSVVSLKKYDVFLSFRGEDTRRNFTSHLYDALSRKKVETFIDNNELKKGDEISPALAKAIEESHASIVIFSENYASSKWCLNELKKILECKKDKEQIVIPVFYNIDPSHVRKQTGSYQKAFAEHKRDLMYNNDKLQKWKAALTEAANLVGWDSQKYRIESDFIKDIVKDVLRQLNLRYPYEIKGVVGIEKNYEQIESMLKIGSNDVRVLGIWGMGGIGKTTLAKALYSKLCSQFEGRCFVNVMDESKKYGLNVVHNNFYSTLLEEENLHHDAPYIEAPFSMRRIARKKVFIVLDGVETSEQIEDLILKIDELGVGSRVIITTRNKHIFSQFSKCEIYEVKELKKHDSLQLFNLTVFGDEHPKIGYEDLSESVVSYCKGNPLALKVLGANLRSRGKESWENELKKLQKIPNGRIYNVLKLSYDDLDCSQKAIFLDIACLLREEHKDFIIDLLEACDFFAISGIEVLLDKALIQLKLIWHVISDIDTIEMHDLLQEMGREIVNQESQDPGKRSRLWKAEEISDVLKKNKGTEAVEGITFHSTEVGDLYLNADSFRRMTNLRYLKIYNIYDGRICNVYFPDGLEWLSDKLRYLRWDGYCLESLPSTFCAEMLTELHMSHSKLKKLWDGVQNLLNLTIIWLESSKDLIEIPDLSKATNLERVYLSECESLCQLHPSIFSLPRLTHLGLGGCIKIESLKTNIHSKSLSKLLLDGCSSLMEFSVTSEEMTYLTLRGTAIHELPSSIWRNTKLTFLDLTECCKLNTVGLSNDPQLWSITVLNLCGCSQINALNLLFILDGIQSLKQLKLNECFNLEVLPDNIQNHSRLEWLDLDDCRILVSLSELPPSVLYLKAANCTYLDTDSTQQSLLENMLQTFSEYHSDEGVDAFSFLPGTRVPFKFDFQTLEASITIPPIPKSDLCGFIFCIILSEGFNVYHHALHCFIFEHGKEVDRCRISHSYLGTLISDHVWICWHDYNRQESGSSDCNLSFQFILEAHKEQSWWSTEGIKGCGVLPVYASLERELELDGSSISEEIVELISNAQAMKNDIDELQPRAIGSEVRSSNNENEDDHEQPYSHSEVEDLNEKSCGCSIGLFLRHLLKRVERIIQIRNDLRSLSPSSQVK, from the exons ATGAGCAGTAGTTTTGCTTCCTCCTCTATATCTTCTTCGGTGGTGTCTTTGAAAAAATATGATGTTTTTCTTAGCTTTCGAGGTGAGGATACTCGCAGAAACTTCACGAGCCATCTTTATGATGCTCTGAGTCGAAAGAAAGTTGAAACCTTTATAGACAACAATGAGCTTAAAAAAGGAGATGAGATCTCGCCAGCACTAGCCAAAGCCATTGAGGAGTCACACGCATCTATAGTCATCTTCTCAGAAAACTATGCTTCCTCAAAATGGTGCTTGAATGAGCTCAAAAAGATTCTAGAATGCAAGAAAGATAAGGAACAGATTGTGATCCCGGTTTTTTACAACATAGATCCTTCACATGTGAGGAAGCAGACCGGGAGTTACCAGAAAGCCTTTGCAGAACATAAGCGAGATTTGATGTACAATAATGACAAGTTGCAGAAATGGAAAGCTGCTCTCACTGAGGCAGCTAATTTAGTTGGTTGGGACTCTCAAAAGTATAG GATTGAATCGGACTTCATTAAGGACATTGTCAAAGATGTTTTGCGGCAATTGAATCTTAGATACCCATATGAAATTAAGGGGGTTGTTGGAATTGAGAAAAATTATGAACAAATTGAATCAATGCTGAAAATTGGGTCAAATGATGTTAGAGTCCTTGGAATATGGGGCATGGGTGGCATAGGAAAGACCACTCTTGCTAAGGCTTTATATTCCAAACTATGTTCCCAATTTGAAGGCCGTTGCTTCGTCAATGTAATGGATGAATCAAAAAAGTATGGACTCAATGTTGtgcacaataatttttattctacATTGTTAGAGGAAGAAAATCTTCATCATGATGCACCCTACATAGAGGCACCTTTCTCCATGAGAAGGATTGCACGTAAAAAAGTTTTCATTGTGTTGGATGGCGTCGAAACCTCAGAGCAAATAGAAGATCTTATCCTAAAAATTGATGAGCTGGGAGTGGGTAGTAGGGTCATTATTACAACTAGAAATAAGCACATATTTAGTCAGTTCAGTAAATGTGAAATTTATGAGGTTAAGGAATTGAAAAAACATGATTCTCTTCAGCTTTTCAATTTGACTGTCTTTGGAGATGAACATCCAAAAATTGGATATGAAGATTTATCAGAAAGTGTAGTGTCCTATTGCAAAGGCAATCCTCTGGCTTTAAAAGTTTTAGGTGCAAATCTCCGTTCAAGAGGCAAAGAATCATGGGAAAATGAATTGAAAAAGCTCCAAAAGATTCCCAATGGGAGAATTTATAATGTGTTAAAGTTGAGTTATGATGACTTAGATTGTTCTCAAAAGGCCATATTTCTAGATATCGCATGCTTGTTGAGAGAAGAGCATAAAGATTTTATAATAGATCTATTGGAAGCTTGCGACTTCTTTGCAATAAGTGGGATAGAAGTCCTTCTAGATAAAGCtctcatacaactaaaactaaTTTGGCATGTCATTTCAGATATTGATACTATAGAAATGCATGATTTGTTACAAGAAATGGGACGGGAGATTGTTAATCAAGAATCTCAAGACCCTGGAAAACGAAGTCGATTGTGGAAAGCTGAAGAAATATCTGATGTATTGAAAAAAAACAAG GGAACTGAAGCTGTGGAAGGTATAACATTCCATAGTACAGAAGTTGGGGATCTATACTTGAATGCTGATTCCTTTAGAAGGATGACAAACTTAAGATATCTTAAaatctataatatatatgatgGGAGAATATGCAATGTGTACTTCCCTGACGGTCTTGAGTGGCTTTCTGATAAATTGAGGTACCTTCGATGGGATGGATACTGTCTTGAGTCTTTGCCGTCAACTTTTTGTGCTGAAATGCTTACAGAGCTTCACATGAGTCATAGCAAGCTTAAAAAGCTCTGGGATGGAGTTCAG AATCTTCTGAATCTAACCATAATTTGGCTTGAATCCTCCAAAGATCTGATTGAGATCCCAGACTTATCAAAGGCTACAAATCTTGAAAGAGTATATCTTAGTGAATGTGAAAGCCTGTGTCAGCTCCATCCATCCATTTTTTCTCTCCCCAGGCTTACACATCTAGGCTTAGGAGGTTGCATAAAGATTGAAAGCCTTAAAACCAATATTCATTCAAAATCTCTCTCTAAACTTTTACTTGATGGTTGTTCATCTCTCATGGAATTTTCGGTGACTTCAGAGGAAATGACATATTTGACCTTACGTGGCACCGCTATACATGAATTGCCTTCATCGATTTGGCGTAATACCAAACTTACTTTTCTTGACCTAACTGAATGTTGCAAGCTTAACACTGTTGGGTTGTCAAATGATCCGCAGCTATGGTCTATTACAGTACTGAACCTTTGTGGGTGCTCACAAATAAATGCATTGAATCTGTTGTTCATCCTTGATGGCATACAGTCTTTAAAACAACTAAAGCTGAATGAGTGCTTCAACTTAGAAGTTCTCCCTGATAACATCCAAAACCATTCAAGGCTAGAATGGCTTGATTTAGATGATTGCAGGATACTTGTGTCTCTATCAGAGCTTCCACCATCCGTGCTATATTTGAAAGCCGCTAATTGCACTTATCTGGACACAGACTCCACTCAACAGTCATTGCTTGAGAACATGTTACAAACCTTCTCTGAATACCATTCTGACGAAGGTGTTGATGCTTTCTCTTTCTTGCCAGGAACACGAGTTCCCTTTAAGTTTGATTTTCAGACATTAGAGGCTTCAATAACTATTCCTCCTATCCCAAAATCTGACTTGTGTGGTTTCATATTTTGCATCATTCTTTCTGAGGGCTTCAATGTTTACCACCATGCCCTTCATTGTTTCATCTTTGAACACGGCAAAGAAGTTGACAGATGTCGTATTAGTCACAGTTATCTTGGGACATTAATTTCAGATCATGTATGGATATGCTGGCATGATTACAACAGACAAGAAAGTGGAAGTTCTGATTGCAACCTATCATTTCAATTCATACTTGAAGCTCATAAGGAACAATCTTGGTGGTCAACTGAGGGGATAAAGGGGTGTGGGGTGTTACCTGTATATGCCTCCTTAGAACGTGAGTTGGAGCTGGATGGTAGTAGTATTAGTGAAGAAATTGTTGAATTAATATCCAATGCTCAAGCAATGAAAAATGATATTGATGAGTTACAGCCTAGAGCAATTGGAAGTGAAGTCAGAAGCTCTAATAATGAAAATGAAGATGACCATGAACAACCTTATTCTCACAGTGAAGTGGAAGACTTGAATGAAAAGTCTTGTGGTTGTTCAATCG GTCTTTTCCTGAGGCACTTATTAAAGAGGGTCGAAAGAATAATACAAATCAGAAATGACTTGCGGTCTCTTTCTCCTAGTTCTCAAGTAAAATGA